One window from the genome of Nicotiana tomentosiformis chromosome 5, ASM39032v3, whole genome shotgun sequence encodes:
- the LOC108943856 gene encoding uncharacterized mitochondrial protein AtMg00810-like: MVTVRIVIALAASKDWELSQMDANNAFLQGDLFEEASRQWNIKLTDALIGAGYNQSSYDHSLFTKRAANDIVIVLVYVDDILITGSNEKLIEEAKATLHNKSKVNDLGQLGYFLGIELLRSQSGIVLNQKKYALELLADIGLSGSKPTTTPLEMNLKLTTVEYATHVGRSDDKQLTDIVSYQKLVGKLLYLTITRPDISFAVQVLSQFMQQPKLSHWNAALRLIRYIKGSPRQGILLKRGSHIGQLEAFCDSDWVACPNTRRSVTRFAAKLGDFLISWKSKKQ, encoded by the exons ATGGTAACTGTGAGGATAGTTATAGCACTGGCAGCCTCAAAAGATTGGGAATTATCACAAATGGATGCCAATAATGCCTTTCTACAAGGAGATTTATTTGAAGAG GCTTCACGACAATGGAACATCAAACTTACTGACGCCTTGATAGGTGCAGGCTACAATCAGAGTTCCTATGATCACTCTTTGTTCACAAAGAGGGCTGCTAATGATATAGTCATTGTCCTAGTATACGTAGATGACATCCTCATCACAGGTAGCAATGAGAAATTAATTGAGGAAGCTAAAGCCACACTCCATAACAAGTCCAAGGTGAATGATTTGGGACAGTTGGGATATTTCTTAGGGATTGAGTTGTTAAGATCACAATCTGGGATCGTACTCAACCAAAAGAAATATGCTTTAGAGTTATTAGCTGACATCGGCCTTAGTGGATCCAAACCTACTACTACACCTTTAGAGATGAATCTCAAACTCACCACTGTTGAGTATGCCACTCATGTGGGAAGGTCTGATGATAAACAATTGACGGATATTGTTAGTTATCAGAAGCTAGTGGGAAAATTGCTCTATTTGACTATTACCAGACCAGACATAAGTTTTGCAGTGCAAGTACTGAGTCAGTTCATGCAGCAACCCAAACTATCACATTGGAATGCAGCCTTGAGGTTGATCAGATATATAAAAGGGTCACCTAGACAGGGAATACTCTTGAAAAGAGGATCACACATAGGACAATTGGAAGCCTTTTGTGACTCAGATTGGGTTGCCTGTCCGAACACAAGGAGGTCAGTCACAAGATTTGCAGCCAAGCTAGGAGACTTTTTAATATCTTGGAAATCCAAGAAGCAGTAG
- the LOC108943636 gene encoding secreted RxLR effector protein 161-like: MGTPMSSSTSLNKDDKRNPVDKTKYRGMIGYLLYLTVSRPDIMFSMCKCVRFQLAPKESHLTAVKRIIRYLIGTISYGLWYPHSNNFKLEGFSDAGLAGDKEDRKSTSVTCQLLGKAFISWNTKKQGSVPLFTTEAEYIAIGQCCAQLLWMSH; this comes from the coding sequence ATGGGTACACCAATGAGCTCGTCAACAAGTCTCAACAAGGACGACAAAAGAAATCCAGTTGATAAAACTAAATATCGTGGAATGATCGGTTATTTGCTTTACTTGACTGTCAGTCGACCAGATATTATGTTTAGTATGTGTAAATGTGTCAGGTTTCAGTTAGCTCCTAAGGAATCACATCTGACTGCAGTAAAGAGAATAATTCGTTACCTCATCGGAACTATTTCTTATGGATTATGGTATCCACATTCTAATAATTTTAAGTTGGAAGGTTTTTCAGATGCCGGTCTTGCAGGTGATAAGGAAGACAGAAAAAGCACTAGCGTAACATGTCAATTACTGGGAAAGGCATTTATTTCATGGAACACTAAGAAACAAGGCTCAGTTCCATTATTCACAACGGAGGCAGAATATATTGCCATTGGGCAATGCTGTGCACAGTTACTATGGATGTCTCATTAA
- the LOC104088880 gene encoding uncharacterized protein: protein MLKNSMNVAQLLLLQVLLAIVIHISADESFDVRQHLSTVSRYGVVKDISDNSFVPSQITDQCTPIHLNLVARHGTRAPTKKRIREFEALSARLEVLVRDAKEQKQSSDNIPAWLMGWSSPWKGKRTGGELIHEGEDELYHLGIRVREQFPDLFSEEYHPDIYSIKATQVPRASASAVAFGMGLFSGKGKLGTGAHRAFAVTSESRASDIVLRFHDCCQSYKDFRKSQKPTVEKLKEPILDEITQALVRQYGLNFTKQDVSSLWFLCKQEASLLNITNQACSLFRPSEVSLLEWADDLESFILKGYGNSLNYRMGVPLLEDVIQSMEQAIKAKEEGYASGSYEKARLRFAHAETLLPFSCLLGLFLEESEFELIQREETLQSPRKPPTKRNWRGSIVTPFAGNNMLVLYSCVSNNSSKYFVKVLHNERPIPIPGCNGSDSCPFEVFKERIVAPHLKHDYNALCNVNLEQKEKNSAPSKLSQMFSWFFSLRNAVTPAQNVEL from the exons ATGTTGAAGAACTCCATGAATGTTGCTCAGCTACTACTGCTTCAAGTTCTACTCGCGATTGTGATACACATAAGCGCTGATGAATCCTTTGATGTTCGTCAACATCTATCTACTGTTTCCAg ATATGGTGTTGTGAAGGATATATCTGACAATTCCTTTGTACCTTCCCAAATTACAGATCAATGTACTCCTATTCATTTGAATCTTGTG GCACGGCATGGCACTCGTGCTCCTACCAAGAAGAGGATAAGGGAGTTTGAAGCCTTGTCTGCTCGACTGGAAGTCCTTGTACGTGATGCTAAGGAACAGAAGCAGTCTTCGGATAACATTCCTGCTTGGTTAATGGGATGGAGCTCTCCTTGGAAGGGAAAGCGTACGGGTGGAGAGTTGATCCATGAAGGCGAAGACGAGTTATATCATCTTGGTATCAGAGTCCGAGAACAGTTTCCAGACCTGTTTAGTGAAGAATACCACCCTGATATATATTCAATCAAGGCTACCCAG GTTCCTCGGGCATCAGCTAGCGCTGTGGCATTCGGCATGGGGCTGTTTAGTGGAAAAGGGAAGCTTGGAACCGGGGCTCATCGAGCTTTTGCTGTTACCAGTGAAAGCCGTGCAAGTGATATAGTTCTGAGATTTCATGATTGTTGTCAAAGCTACAAG GATTTTAGGAAAAGTCAGAAGCCAACTGTAGAGAAGCTCAAAGAACCTATATTAGATGAAATTACTCAAGCACTAGTGAGGCAATACGGGCTTAATTTTACTAAACAGGATGTATCTTCCTTATGGTTTCTCTGCAAACAG GAAGCTTCCCTGTTGAACATCACCAATCAAGCTTGTAGTCTATTCAGGCCATCTGAG GTTTCTTTGTTGGAATGGGCCGATGATTTGGAGTCGTTCATACTGAAGGGCTATGGTAATTCACTAAATTACCGAATGGGAGTCCCGCTACTTGAGGATGTAATTCAATCCATGGAACAGGCAATCAAGGCTAAAGAAG AAGGATATGCTTCCGGGAGCTATGAAAAGGCAAGACTACGTTTTGCTCATGCAGAAACTCTACTTCCGTTTTCATGCTTGCTTGGGCTCTTTCTTGAAGAATCTG AATTTGAACTAATACAAAGAGAGGAGACGTTGCAATCCCCTCGTAAGCCTCCTACAAAGAGAAACTGGCGGGGAAGTATAGTGACACCTTTTGCTGGAAATAACATGCTTGTCCTTTACAGCTGCGTGTCAAATAACTCAAGCAAGTACTTTGTGAAAGTGCTGCACAATGAACGTCCGATTCCTATTCCA GGTTGCAATGGCTCAGATTCTTGCCCATTTGAAGTATTTAAG GAAAGAATTGTTGCTCCTCACTTGAAACATGACTACAACGCGCTTTGCAACGTAAACTTGGAACAAAAAGAGAAGAATTCTGCCCCCAGCAAGTTATCACAAATGTTTAGTTGGTTTTTCTCCCTGAGAAATGCTGTTACACCCGCTCAGAACGTGGAGCTATAA
- the LOC104088881 gene encoding ferritin-2, chloroplastic, producing MLLKLAPAFALLNSHGENLSPMLSTSSNGSFLKNFYAKSGKGLLVLCASKGSNTKPLTGVVFEPFEEVKKELMLIPTVPQVSLARHKYSDQCEAAVNEQINVEYNVSYVYHAMYAYFYRDNVALKGLARFFKESSEEERGHAEKLMEYQNKRGGKVKLQSILMPLSEFDHAEKGDALHAMELALSLEKLTNEKLLNLHALAIRNNDVQLADFVESEYLQEQVEAIKKISEYVAQLRRVGKGHGVWHFDKMLLQKEEAVA from the exons ATGCTTCTAAAATTAGCACCAGCTTTCGCCTTGTTGAATAGCCATGGGGAAAATCTAAGTCCCATGTTATCAACTTCTTCAAATGGGTCTTTTCTGAAGAATTTCTATGCAAAAAGTGGAAAAGGATTATTAGTGTTATGTGCTTCAAAGGGGTCAAACACCAAGCCTTTAACAGGAGTTGTATTTGAGCCTTTTGAAGAGGTGAAGAAAGAGCTTATGCTTATACCTACTGTTCCTCAAGTTTCTCTTGCTAGACATAAATACTCTGATCAATGTGAAGCAGCTGTTAATGAACAAATCAA TGTGGAATACAATGTTTCATATGTCTACCATGCGATGTATGCCTATTTCTACAGAGATAATGTTGCTCTAAAGGGACTTGCCAG GTTTTTCAAAGAATCAAGTGAAGAGGAAAGAGGCCATGCTGAGAAATTGATGGAGTATCAG AACAAGCGTGGTGGGAAGGTGAAGCTACAGTCGATTTTGATGCCACTATCTGAGTTTGATCACGCTGAGAAGGGCGATGCATTACATG CGATGGAGCTTGCACTTTCTTTGGAGAAGTTGACAAATGAAAAGCTGTTAAACTTGCACGCT TTAGCCATACGAAACAATGATGTGCAGTTGGCTGATTTTGTTGAAAGCGAGTACTTGCAAGAACAG GTGGAAGCAATCAAGAAGATCTCAGAATATGTGGCTCAGCTGAGAAGAGTGGGCAAAGGACATG GTGTGTGGCACTTCGATAAAATGCTCCTGCAAAAGGAGGAAGCTGTTGCTTGA